The Campylobacter ureolyticus ACS-301-V-Sch3b genome has a segment encoding these proteins:
- the rpmA gene encoding 50S ribosomal protein L27: MAHKKGQGSTQNNRDSIGRRLGVKKFGGEFVRAGNIIVRQRGTATHAGNNVGLGRDHTLFALTDGFVKFERFDKTRKQVSVYPAE, encoded by the coding sequence ATGGCACACAAAAAAGGTCAAGGTTCAACCCAGAATAATAGAGATTCTATTGGACGCCGCTTAGGTGTTAAGAAATTTGGCGGTGAGTTTGTAAGAGCTGGAAATATCATTGTTCGTCAAAGAGGTACCGCAACACACGCTGGAAATAATGTAGGATTGGGAAGAGATCATACACTTTTTGCATTGACTGATGGTTTTGTTAAATTTGAAAGATTTGATAAAACTAGAAAACAAGTTTCTGTTTATCCA
- the rplU gene encoding 50S ribosomal protein L21 — translation MYAIIKHSGKQYKVSEGDFLNLDRFEAEKKDTIELTDVLAVNKDGDLKVGAPFVEGAKVVLEVVNLGKDKKVVIFKKRRRKDSKLKRGFRRQYTRVKVTEISA, via the coding sequence ATGTATGCAATTATCAAACACAGTGGGAAACAGTATAAAGTTAGCGAAGGTGACTTTCTAAATTTAGACCGTTTTGAAGCTGAGAAAAAAGACACTATTGAGCTTACTGATGTTTTAGCAGTAAACAAAGATGGTGATTTAAAGGTAGGAGCACCGTTTGTAGAGGGTGCAAAAGTTGTCTTGGAAGTAGTAAATCTTGGAAAAGATAAAAAAGTTGTTATCTTTAAAAAAAGACGCAGAAAAGACTCAAAATTAAAACGCGGTTTTAGAAGACAATATACTCGCGTAAAAGTAACTGAAATTTCAGCCTAA
- the polA gene encoding DNA polymerase I gives MKTLTIIDTFGFFFRLYYAMSSLKSKDGKPSSMVFGFANFISNLQNEYKSDYLIFALDSKGKTFRSEIDPNYKANRQTPPDGLLAQLTVCIDMIEKMGLCSVSYEGYEADDIIASAVKKLENEDVFINVVTHDKDLYQLIKDGKVSIYSPSKKLFYDSAACYEKYGVYPNQIRDFLAITGDSSDNIPGVKGIGDKGAKKLLDEFKNIEEIYENLDKVPNKRHQNLLLESKENAFLSKKLASLYDNLEIPNLENAKFPTSNPLLKVTDILKRYSLSKILATLETHLNFGDNDIKNDENLEKNSDKFEAILLNDEKKLKEVLEKIDKDTVVAFDTETTGLDSKNDKIVGFSFCFEDNKAYYVPLNHNYLGVDKQIDQGTAKKAILKLYDSNLVGHNLKFDFDIIKHNFDIDTPKNYFDTMILSWLENPEKSAGMDNLAKRLFDYDTVKFENIVKKGENFSNVSLKNASKYAAEDAWITLKFYKYFVKNLDNNLLNLAKNLEFPFIKVLLHMENLGILTNTKKLKEMSLNLDDKIKNLTNEIYDLSGEKFNINSPKQLGVVLFEKLNLPTKKKTKTGYSTDESVLNSLLNEHKVIKKLLDYRELYKLSSTYVEPLLKYSLEDKRNGGEGRIYTQFLQTGTSTGRLSSKNPNLQNIPARGSLAKDIRDCFVAKSGFSLISLDYSQIELRLLAHFSKDPSLLKAFNDGEDIHTRTAISIFGSSDKDKRAIAKSINFGLIYGMGANKLSNELGISRNEAKDYIERYFKAFVTIKEFLESIKTSAKNSGFTTTLLGRKRFFDFANARPREFAMYERESVNTKFQGSAADIIKMAMVKIYPLLNENARMLLQIHDELIFEVKDEMIDEFGMTAKDIMQNIYKLNVPLISSLCVAKSWGELK, from the coding sequence ATGAAAACACTTACGATTATTGACACTTTTGGCTTTTTTTTTAGACTATATTATGCGATGAGTTCCTTAAAAAGCAAAGATGGAAAGCCAAGTTCTATGGTTTTTGGATTTGCAAATTTTATATCAAATTTACAAAATGAATATAAAAGTGATTATTTAATTTTTGCACTTGATAGCAAGGGGAAAACTTTTAGAAGTGAGATTGATCCAAACTATAAAGCCAACCGTCAAACTCCGCCCGATGGACTTTTAGCCCAGCTTACAGTTTGCATAGATATGATAGAAAAAATGGGACTTTGTAGTGTTTCTTATGAAGGATATGAGGCTGATGATATCATCGCAAGTGCTGTAAAAAAGCTAGAAAATGAAGATGTTTTTATAAATGTTGTAACACATGATAAAGATCTTTATCAGCTGATAAAAGATGGAAAAGTTTCTATTTATAGTCCATCAAAAAAACTTTTTTATGATAGTGCGGCTTGCTATGAGAAGTATGGTGTTTATCCAAATCAAATTAGAGATTTTTTAGCAATTACAGGCGATAGTAGTGATAATATCCCAGGAGTTAAAGGTATCGGCGACAAGGGTGCTAAGAAACTTTTAGATGAGTTTAAAAACATTGAAGAAATTTATGAAAATTTAGATAAAGTACCAAACAAAAGACATCAAAATTTACTTCTTGAAAGCAAAGAAAATGCTTTTTTAAGTAAAAAACTAGCATCCTTATATGATAATTTAGAAATTCCAAATTTAGAAAACGCTAAATTTCCAACTTCAAATCCACTTTTAAAAGTTACAGATATCTTAAAAAGATATTCTCTAAGTAAAATTTTAGCTACTTTGGAAACCCATTTAAATTTTGGGGACAATGATATTAAAAATGATGAAAATTTAGAAAAAAATAGTGATAAATTTGAAGCTATTTTGTTAAATGATGAAAAAAAACTTAAAGAAGTGTTAGAGAAAATAGATAAAGACACAGTTGTTGCTTTTGATACGGAGACAACAGGACTTGATAGTAAAAATGATAAAATTGTTGGATTTTCATTTTGTTTTGAAGACAATAAAGCTTACTATGTTCCACTAAATCACAACTATTTAGGTGTGGATAAGCAAATTGATCAAGGTACTGCAAAAAAAGCTATTTTAAAACTTTATGATTCAAATTTAGTTGGTCATAATCTAAAATTTGACTTTGATATTATAAAACATAATTTTGATATAGATACGCCTAAGAATTATTTTGATACTATGATTTTATCATGGCTTGAAAATCCAGAAAAAAGTGCTGGAATGGATAATTTAGCAAAAAGATTATTTGATTATGATACGGTTAAATTTGAAAATATTGTAAAAAAAGGAGAAAATTTTTCTAATGTATCTTTAAAAAATGCTAGTAAATATGCAGCTGAAGATGCTTGGATAACACTTAAGTTTTATAAGTATTTTGTGAAAAATCTAGATAATAATCTTTTAAATTTAGCTAAAAATTTGGAATTTCCATTTATAAAAGTTCTTTTGCATATGGAAAATTTGGGCATTTTGACAAACACAAAAAAGTTAAAAGAAATGAGTCTTAACTTAGATGATAAAATTAAAAATCTAACTAATGAAATTTATGATTTGAGTGGTGAAAAATTTAATATAAATTCTCCAAAACAGCTTGGAGTAGTGCTTTTTGAAAAATTAAATTTACCAACTAAGAAAAAAACAAAAACCGGCTATAGCACCGATGAAAGCGTTTTAAACTCACTTTTAAATGAGCATAAAGTTATAAAAAAACTACTTGATTACAGAGAACTTTACAAGCTTTCAAGCACTTATGTGGAGCCACTTTTAAAATACTCATTGGAGGATAAAAGAAATGGTGGTGAGGGTAGGATTTATACTCAGTTTTTACAAACTGGAACAAGTACAGGAAGATTATCATCTAAAAATCCAAACCTTCAAAATATCCCAGCAAGAGGAAGTTTGGCAAAAGATATAAGGGATTGTTTTGTTGCTAAAAGTGGATTTAGCTTGATTTCGCTTGATTATTCTCAAATTGAGCTTAGGCTTTTGGCTCATTTTAGTAAAGATCCATCACTTTTAAAAGCATTTAATGATGGTGAGGATATCCATACAAGAACGGCAATTAGTATATTTGGAAGCAGTGATAAAGATAAAAGAGCTATTGCAAAAAGTATAAATTTTGGACTAATATATGGAATGGGAGCTAATAAACTTTCAAATGAGCTTGGAATTTCAAGGAATGAGGCAAAAGACTATATAGAGCGTTATTTTAAGGCTTTTGTTACAATAAAAGAGTTTTTAGAAAGCATTAAAACAAGTGCTAAAAATAGTGGTTTTACAACTACTCTTTTAGGAAGAAAAAGATTTTTTGATTTTGCAAATGCTAGACCTAGGGAATTTGCTATGTATGAAAGAGAAAGTGTTAATACTAAATTTCAAGGAAGTGCAGCCGATATCATAAAAATGGCGATGGTAAAAATTTATCCTTTGTTAAACGAAAATGCTAGGATGCTTTTACAAATTCACGATGAACTTATTTTTGAGGTAAAAGATGAGATGATTGATGAGTTTGGCATGACAGCTAAGGACATTATGCAAAATATTTATAAGTTAAATGTCCCATTAATAAGCAGCCTCTGTGTTGCAAAAAGCTGGGGCGAGTTAAAGTAA
- a CDS encoding cytochrome-c peroxidase translates to MKKLSIVLCSALALNFAFASSLADDAKNLGLMPLPKSEKNLKKLIEDSSPDAQAFPTTKERVELGKMLYFDPRLSKSGIVSCNTCHNLGYGGADNIPASTGHKWTPNPHHVNAPTVYNSVFNSVQFWDGRAAHLAEQAAGPMTAMPEMASTPERVEKVINSIPEYVELFGKAFDLKKDEPVNFDLVTTAIGVFERTLVTPTRFDDFLNGDKNALTKDEQDGLKLFLEKGCTTCHNGVNLGGNMQAFGVVAKYKFANVGDFTGDKNGMVKTPVLRNVLLTQPYFHNGAIWDIEDAIKEMGSIQLGIQISDEEAASIATFFESLNGKMPEIIYPVLPASTKNTPKPELDY, encoded by the coding sequence ATGAAAAAGTTATCAATAGTTCTTTGTTCAGCTTTAGCTCTAAACTTTGCTTTTGCAAGCTCATTAGCTGATGATGCAAAAAATTTAGGTCTTATGCCTTTACCAAAAAGTGAAAAGAATTTAAAAAAGCTAATTGAAGATAGTTCGCCTGATGCACAAGCTTTCCCTACAACAAAGGAAAGAGTTGAGCTTGGAAAAATGCTATATTTTGATCCAAGACTTTCTAAAAGTGGAATTGTTTCTTGTAATACCTGTCATAATTTAGGATATGGCGGAGCTGATAATATACCTGCTTCAACAGGACATAAATGGACTCCAAACCCACATCATGTAAATGCTCCAACAGTTTATAACTCAGTATTTAACTCAGTTCAATTTTGGGATGGTAGAGCAGCCCATCTTGCAGAGCAAGCAGCTGGACCTATGACAGCTATGCCTGAGATGGCATCAACTCCTGAAAGAGTAGAAAAAGTTATTAACTCAATTCCTGAGTATGTTGAGTTGTTTGGAAAAGCATTTGATCTTAAAAAAGATGAGCCTGTAAATTTTGATCTTGTAACTACAGCTATTGGAGTTTTTGAAAGAACATTAGTTACTCCAACAAGATTTGATGATTTTCTAAATGGCGATAAAAATGCTCTTACAAAAGATGAACAAGATGGTTTAAAACTATTTTTAGAAAAAGGTTGTACAACTTGCCACAATGGTGTAAATTTGGGTGGCAATATGCAGGCATTCGGCGTGGTTGCTAAGTATAAATTTGCCAATGTTGGTGACTTTACAGGAGATAAAAATGGAATGGTAAAAACTCCTGTTTTAAGAAATGTTTTATTAACTCAACCATATTTCCATAATGGAGCTATTTGGGATATAGAAGATGCCATAAAGGAGATGGGAAGTATTCAGCTTGGCATCCAAATTTCAGATGAAGAAGCTGCTTCAATAGCAACATTCTTTGAATCATTAAATGGTAAAATGCCTGAAATAATTTATCCTGTTTTACCAGCTTCAACAAAAAATACTCCAAAACCAGAACTTGACTATTAA